The proteins below come from a single Eubacterium limosum genomic window:
- a CDS encoding DeoR/GlpR family DNA-binding transcription regulator, with protein sequence MLTEERFNIILKTVESKKAVTVQELTELLGSSESTVRRDLTALHEMGLINKVHGGATAVDNSYTTSEDDVAYKHGQYSEEKKRIGQYAASLIKKGDFVFIDAGTTTEALIDYISEKEATYVTDGLGHANKLLKKGYKVFIPGGHLRISTEAMVGEETVEALRKYNFTLGFFGTNGISPTAGYTTPDVHEAMVKKEAFENCRDAYILSDPSKFNKISSVTFGDIGSATIITTDLQDHKYLKFTEIMEVDRNDLHSDL encoded by the coding sequence ATGTTAACAGAAGAAAGATTTAACATTATACTAAAAACCGTGGAGAGCAAAAAAGCAGTGACAGTACAGGAACTGACTGAGCTGCTTGGAAGCTCGGAATCAACGGTGCGGCGGGATTTAACCGCACTGCATGAGATGGGCCTCATCAATAAGGTTCATGGAGGCGCTACAGCCGTTGATAACAGCTATACGACAAGTGAAGATGATGTGGCTTACAAGCACGGCCAATATAGTGAGGAAAAAAAGCGCATCGGGCAGTATGCGGCTTCGCTCATTAAAAAAGGTGACTTTGTTTTTATTGATGCGGGGACAACCACCGAGGCTCTCATTGATTATATCAGTGAAAAGGAGGCGACTTACGTGACCGATGGACTTGGACACGCAAATAAACTCCTTAAAAAGGGGTATAAAGTATTTATCCCGGGTGGACACCTCCGGATTTCAACCGAAGCTATGGTGGGCGAGGAAACGGTGGAAGCCCTCAGAAAATATAATTTTACCCTTGGCTTTTTCGGGACCAACGGCATCAGCCCTACGGCGGGGTACACCACGCCGGATGTTCATGAGGCTATGGTTAAAAAAGAAGCTTTTGAAAACTGCCGGGACGCTTACATTTTAAGCGACCCTTCAAAATTTAATAAAATTTCTTCCGTTACCTTTGGCGACATCGGTAGCGCGACGATCATCACCACGGATTTACAGGATCATAAATACCTGAAATTCACAGAGATAATGGAGGTAGATAGAAATGATCTACACAGTGACCTTTAA
- a CDS encoding peptidoglycan DD-metalloendopeptidase family protein: MFFKKLAHYAKHLSKREKVVFTGFCVALLLGFFSSTCLGYKVMVDGEVLGYTKDAAVFTQSLDQVEQDMRSKTSIETAYVYNDIQIKKSITFNKPMFSEEEFTDALNAQDLQVGVHGVQLKVDGQEVGNLASSDQVQAVIAGAINKIGNVQDTDKLVKCDIQSDVVETPKNFSIDDLVDPTACANVLATGNTNPSKSEESTNAPIQVASRGGADVARDQSNEPAQEEAPAAEGTVENNSNENVENQNNETETSSSILKINLTKTSTKKEDIPFQTVEQEDPNVYVDQTVVTQQGVNGELDKEVETVYEDGKVVSETTLSETVAKEPVAQIVSKGTKQYPTMSSKKDNFILPAVGNISALDKPGSHAGCFAVDIANSMGTPIYAPQSGTVIRASDFGGYGLCVDIMMDDGKTVLRMGHNSEFKVSVGDRVEKGQVIALMGSTGNSTGPHSHFEIRINDVQQYLPDYFDIKDGDNV; encoded by the coding sequence ATGTTTTTTAAGAAGCTTGCGCATTACGCCAAGCACCTGAGCAAAAGAGAAAAAGTCGTATTCACAGGTTTCTGTGTAGCGCTTCTTCTCGGATTCTTTTCTTCAACCTGTCTTGGTTACAAGGTAATGGTTGACGGAGAGGTTTTAGGCTATACCAAAGATGCGGCTGTGTTTACACAGAGTCTGGATCAGGTAGAGCAGGATATGCGATCGAAAACGTCGATAGAAACAGCATATGTCTACAATGATATACAGATTAAAAAGAGCATCACATTTAATAAACCAATGTTTTCAGAAGAAGAATTTACTGATGCATTGAACGCACAGGACCTTCAGGTCGGCGTTCATGGTGTACAATTGAAGGTTGACGGACAGGAAGTCGGAAACCTGGCTTCATCTGATCAGGTACAGGCCGTTATTGCAGGTGCAATTAATAAGATCGGTAACGTACAGGATACAGATAAGCTGGTAAAATGCGACATCCAGAGTGACGTTGTAGAAACGCCTAAGAATTTTTCGATCGATGATTTAGTCGATCCAACTGCATGTGCTAATGTTTTAGCAACAGGTAACACTAATCCGAGTAAGAGTGAAGAGAGTACGAACGCTCCAATCCAGGTAGCAAGCCGTGGTGGAGCCGATGTGGCGAGAGACCAAAGCAATGAGCCAGCCCAAGAGGAAGCTCCAGCAGCTGAAGGTACCGTTGAAAATAATAGTAATGAGAATGTAGAAAACCAGAATAATGAGACTGAGACAAGCTCCAGTATCTTAAAGATTAATCTGACTAAAACATCAACTAAAAAAGAAGACATACCTTTCCAGACCGTTGAGCAGGAAGATCCCAATGTATATGTTGATCAAACTGTAGTTACACAGCAAGGTGTGAACGGAGAACTTGATAAGGAAGTCGAAACCGTCTATGAAGACGGCAAGGTTGTGAGCGAAACAACCTTATCCGAAACAGTTGCAAAAGAGCCAGTGGCTCAGATTGTTTCAAAGGGAACGAAGCAGTACCCGACCATGTCTTCAAAGAAAGACAATTTTATTTTACCGGCAGTCGGTAATATTTCCGCTTTAGATAAGCCAGGAAGCCACGCAGGCTGCTTTGCAGTGGATATCGCGAACTCAATGGGTACGCCGATCTACGCACCGCAGAGTGGTACAGTCATCCGGGCAAGTGATTTTGGCGGTTACGGATTATGCGTTGACATTATGATGGATGATGGAAAAACCGTCCTGAGAATGGGTCATAACTCCGAATTTAAGGTAAGCGTTGGTGACCGGGTCGAAAAGGGTCAGGTTATTGCGTTGATGGGCAGCACTGGTAACTCAACCGGACCGCACTCCCATTTTGAAATCCGCATTAACGACGTTCAGCAATATTTACCAGATTATTTTGACATTAAGGACGGCGACAACGTCTGA
- the pfkB gene encoding 1-phosphofructokinase, with protein MIYTVTFNPSLDYIVKVDDFKTGQVNRTASERLFPGGKGINVSIVLKNLGFDNVALGFIAGFTGREIEKRVRDFGCSSAFIEIDNGLSRINVKLKSQEESEINGRGPQISEEALEKLFGQLDRLKAGDVLALAGSIPSSMPSDTYERIMARLENRGINIVVDATKDLLKKVLKYHPFLIKPNNHELGDMFGVTLKNDDEIILYGKKLQEMGARNVLVSMAGDGAIFLNEDGSVHKSAAPSGEVKNSVGAGDSMVAGFLAGYLESGDLAAAFKMGVATGSASAFSEELATRQEVADLLNKI; from the coding sequence ATGATCTACACAGTGACCTTTAATCCATCCCTGGATTATATTGTAAAGGTTGATGATTTTAAAACCGGCCAGGTAAACCGAACCGCTTCGGAGCGGCTGTTCCCAGGCGGCAAGGGCATCAATGTTTCCATTGTGCTTAAAAACCTTGGCTTCGACAACGTGGCTCTGGGCTTTATCGCTGGTTTTACCGGCAGAGAAATTGAGAAGCGTGTCCGGGACTTTGGATGCAGCTCTGCTTTTATTGAAATCGACAACGGTCTGTCTCGGATCAACGTCAAGCTCAAATCCCAGGAGGAGAGTGAGATCAATGGGCGTGGGCCTCAGATTTCTGAGGAGGCTCTTGAAAAGCTCTTTGGTCAGCTGGACCGGCTGAAGGCGGGCGATGTGCTGGCGCTGGCGGGCAGTATCCCCAGTTCCATGCCGTCAGATACCTACGAGCGTATTATGGCACGTCTTGAAAACCGGGGGATTAACATTGTGGTGGATGCCACGAAGGATCTGTTGAAAAAGGTTTTAAAATACCATCCGTTTTTAATCAAGCCCAACAATCATGAGCTTGGCGATATGTTCGGGGTTACCCTTAAAAACGATGATGAGATTATCTTATACGGCAAAAAGCTCCAGGAAATGGGTGCGCGCAACGTGCTTGTTTCCATGGCGGGCGACGGAGCCATCTTCCTGAACGAGGATGGCAGTGTGCATAAAAGCGCGGCACCCAGCGGTGAGGTTAAAAATTCCGTGGGTGCGGGCGACTCCATGGTGGCAGGCTTTCTGGCGGGCTACCTGGAATCCGGCGATCTGGCAGCCGCCTTTAAAATGGGCGTGGCTACCGGCAGCGCCAGTGCCTTCTCGGAAGAGCTGGCAACCAGACAAGAGGTCGCAGACCTTTTAAATAAAATCTAA